The Sorghum bicolor cultivar BTx623 chromosome 6, Sorghum_bicolor_NCBIv3, whole genome shotgun sequence genome contains the following window.
TTTATAACTCTtctcctcttaatgaaatacgggTTGATCCCACTCGCGAAAGAAAAAAATCTAACAACATTTTTTTTCGTTGGAGCAAACAACTAGCGTATACCCGTATATGATGTATAATGCTCCCGAACCACTGTATTCTGTGCGCCTGCTGTCGTGATGCCCACGGTTGCATTGAGCACCATTTGGTTATGGGGGCTAATTTTTAGTCCATGATGTTTGATATTAATTTAAAGTATTAAACATGAACTAATTATAAAACTAgatttaataaatttgtctcataaattagtCTTTATCTGTACAACTAATTTTATAATTAACTGATATTTAATCTTACTAATTAGTATCAAATATTCGATATGATAGGTGGATCTAATCACCCTCCGAAGACAAGCCGCGGCAACACGTATTAGGGAGAAGAACACACGATAGCAAGGAGGCGCGGACGTTTCCGTGGGACTGTGGGGTGTCAGTGTCACATGCCTCTCTGCGGCATTGCTGCAATGCGTGCATTTTCATCGTCTTTGTTGTCTGGTGGTGTCTCACGTTCAGGGTCCATTCGGTTCTTTAGGATTAGACACATGATTAACTCTAGCTTCTCAAAATTATACAAATGAAATTAGTGAACCATTTCAACTAAAAATTATTCTAAGGCTTTATTCCTGAGGAACCGAACAGGCCCTTAGCGAGAACGATATACACATGCATGGTCAGGTGAGATGATCACGAGAGGAAGAAGTCGAAGAATCGAAAACGATCCAGCAAACTGGAGAAACCCCATCTACGCGATGTGAGGCCGGACCCCAAGCCACCACATGCACTAGAGGAAGGCGTCCATTTGGTTTGGATCGAATGAAAAGCAGACTATGCTGTTATTTTAATTTGCTCCTGATCGACGAGAGGAGCagacaggcaggcaggcaggcctcTTTGTCTCAGTTCTTCGGCGGTGGGTGCTGCACCGTGCCGTTGGCCTTCGCATCAGCACCGTTTGGAGGCATCGCCGGGGTGTGGGCCTTCTCCCTCGCCAGGTCAGCCTTGATGACCTCTGAACTCTGCAATGAAGACAACAGGTGCACAACAAGATTGAGTGATTGATGCACGGCACACGACAACTTCGACAAGGCTTACATCGCCATGTAAATCGTTGTGCGTAAGCTATTTCAGGTTGGAATTGATGCATCAGGTGGAGAGAAACATCGGTGCTCAGTTTTTTTTAGGCTGAACTGCTGGACTGTATTTGGAATGACGTGCATGTACCGGTATATACCTCGGTGAAAATCTTCAAGGCCTCTTCTGGGGAACTGGTTTTCAGGATCTTCAACGCTTCCTTCTGTACCAAACGAGTCAAACCGTGGTAAATAGATTCTTGAATTCTTCAGTGAAACCAAGAGGGTCAAACCGTAGTTAATACATGCTCCAAAGGAAACCTAACAAGTGATGTACTACTACTGAAGCCAATGCAGTACTCATGTCATACGATATTGTATTTGACTGCAACAGAAAAAGAATATCACATTGCTTTTGTGCCTACCGATACTACATTTTGTACTATTCCTAATCATTTCGCTTATTACCAATTTTGCAAAAAGATAAATAATTACACTTGCAACAGAGTTTGGCATAGCATATAAATGGGCACTTGTGTTGACCCTGCTTTCAAACACAGATGAGGTTGTTCGAACGGTCTCGGAATACGGCTATGGAGCCCTAATCTTTAAAAAAACGTACCTATGTAGCAACATGTGATTTCTTTCGCTTGAGTTTATCAGCCAAATCTATCAGCCCCTTGTGCAAACACCCGGGACGTCCCAGCCGGAGATCAAACTCAAGCGGGCAGCGCTCCACTAAGCGGACACAACCACTGAGCCATAGGCTCGTTCGCTGAAAGAGAGTTTATTTGTATCAATTTATGGCATATGTGCCCCCAACCCATCCCCACAAGCACACACATCACACTTGCTATTCCCTTATAGGGGTTTTCTTTATGGGTGAATCAAATTTTACCAAACATATAGCCATTAACTAGTGAAAAAAATTAACTAAATCAGCGTTAAAACACCCATCCACAGTTGCCGAGATTCAGATATCAGATTACTAAAATCCAAACAACACATATAGAAATGGTGCAGATACTAGTTTTACAAAAATGCGCGAAAGATGGAGCATATAGATGGGCGAAGATGTAGTGTCAAGATGGAGCATAGAGTACCCTAGCATCCTCGATTTCCTTGGAGGTCAGGGTGGGCGCCTCCACAAGGCCATCCGAGAGGTAAAGGCCATCCAAGAGGTAGGAATAATCCAAGCTGTCCATGGAGTCCTGACTCCCAACAGAGCTCATCCTCGATCGGTCCTTGGACTACAGGGTGGCGAGCTAGTGGCGTGACTAGCCTGGAGGCAATGCAAGACCGCAAGAGCTTCTCTGAAGAATACGGAGGTGAACATACAGGAACAGGAGAAGGTCCCTTTTGTAGGAGCGGAGCAGGAGGCTAGTGAGACAAGTGGGAGAGGAGAGCAAAGCGTGCCCGCCGGTTGCCGGACACGCGTCCTGTGGGGGTGCCTGGGATTTTCCACTCGGGTTCTCTGCGTTTCTCGTTTTCTGGCGCCTGGGTGTCACGCGGTAGAGCACGGCCGAATGACAGAGCGCATGGTAATTACCCAAGCAGTAAAGTCTTTCTTGCATTGGGAGTCTGTTTTGAGTTGCAGTCAATCCcagcatttaggccttgtttagatacacccaaaaacccaaaattttacaagattctccgtcacatcgaatcttacggcacatgcatgaagtattaaatataattaaaaagaataactaattacacagtttacatgtaaatcacgagacgaatcttttaagcctagttactccataattagacaatgtttgtcaaataaagacgaaaatgctacagtgtcaaaatccaaaaactttttgcatctaaacaaggccttaggccctgtttagtttccaccaaaattttttcatccatcccatcgaatctttggacacatacatggaacattaaatgtacataaaaaaataaactaattacacagtttggttgaaaatcgcgagacgaatcttttaagcctagttactccatgattagccttaagtgctacagtaacccacatgtgctaatgatagattaattatacttaatagatttgtcttgcagtttcctgacgagctatgtaatttgtttttttattagtttctaaaaacccctcccgacatccttccgacatatccgatgtgacatccaaaaaattttcatcttcaatctaaacagggccttaacagTTCAATCAACTTATCGGCTCATATAAACTTAAATAAAGATCTCTACACCTAAAATATCGACGGTTATTGGGAGGCGGTTTTTTTTGCCCTTAagggcatatgccctcactctcccacccattggattcgcattgagaagtgtgcaaacacacatctcaaagcagtttcacattgagatgtgtgtttgcatacTTCCAGTTTcacattgagatgtgtgtttgcatacttctcaaagcgaatccaatgggtatgagagtgagggcatatgccctTAAGGGCAAAATTAACTTTACCACGGTTATTGTTGATGTTAGCCCGGTTCTCACGTCTACGGAATGTGTACAGAGTCCGCGTCATGTGCGTACGTCTAGCTAGAAGCAGAAGCGAAGTCTACAAAGCCTCAGGTGCTAGCCACCTCGTTGATTatttaatactccctccgtttctAAATATTGCTATTTCTAAGAGAAAATTTTGTccacaaatactgctatttctactagCATACTCAGTCCATCAGCCTATTTAATTTCTCCTCGGAACTTCCGTAGTCCACCAGCTCATTTAATTTCTTCCAGGGAGCAGTACTTTGGCgcatagtaattgtttgagcctGTTTAGTTGGCATTAAATGCAGCTCATTGGAACTAGATAACCATGACTTAACGTGCATGGTTAAATGGTGGAACCCAAATTAATTGAGGGTAGAATGGTCTTTTGTTTATCACACTAATCTGTCTGAAAtctgctagaaatagcagtatttggggacggagggagtagacaAGGATATCACGCGAGGGGACCTATCTTCTTTGTcgtgtcttcttcttcttcttcttcttcttcttcttcttcttcttcttcttcttattcttCATGTCTAGCGCCCTCCCCTCGTCGCCCTCTCCCTGTCCTCCACTATCAACGGCCAACGGCTCTCGCCGCCCACCTCCCGCCCCCACCCCTCGACCCCGTCCTCCCCAAAAGCTCTGCCGTGACACCTTCGCCGACGTCATCCTCGCCCTCGCTCGCCCCCGCGCCATAGACCCTGCCACCCAAAGCCCAAGGCAGTGCACCAGCGACCTCCGTCGCGACGTTCCCACCATCAGGCCTACCCAACCGCCTTCTTTTGCCGCCCCTCCCTATCATTGTCTTGCTCGCCACCATCGTCAACATTGTGTCACAGCCGCAGCTACATGAACCCTCTTATGGACCCGCTGGGGAATAGATCGCTAACCTTATCAGAACCCAAACACCGGTGAGGTCCTTCCTTGTCTCTAACGCTAGTGATCACATCGTCGGTTTCTTCTAAGGCACACATTGCGTGTTGCCTTATTTAATTCCGAAAAGGATCATGAATGGGCTTAGATGGAGGTGCTCGGGAAGGGCGGCCTAGGCACATCATACAAGATGGTGCTAGAGAAGGGCACCACCGTGGTGGTGAAGCGCGTGCGGGATGTGGCGGCACGTCATGGCACGAGTTCGCCATGTCCATGGAGGCGCAGAGCACCACAACCTGGTGCGCGTGTACTACTTACTACTCCAAGGACAAGAAGATGCTCGTTCTCGACTACCTCCTCGGCGGCAGCCTCTTCGCCCCTCATAATAGGCACTAGGAGCAAAAATGATGAGAGGAAATAAATAGAAGGGAAACATGATTCTAGTTGATCAATAACTAATGAGACAAAAAATAGAGAAGACATGAATGAATTTAGAAATATTTTAGGATTCCCAATACAAAATTATTTTGCTTTTTTGTGAAAAAAGGTCAAATCTGTCATCCTTGACATGTGAAAAATTTCATGACCTCGGTGCAACGTTGGGCATGTATctagtaaaaataaaataagataATGTGCTAGACTCTTCTCCACACCTAAAATATAGAAGATTATTGTCGTTGTTCGCCCCACTTGTCGAGTCTACTTCGTTTGCTCCGTTCATCACATCTACGGAATGTACGGAGTCAGTGTCATCCTAGCCCATCCTAACCCTGGGCAGGGCACCAGCGAGCTCCGCCATGACGTCCCCACCGTAGGCCCCATCCAATTACCTTCTCCTGCCACCTCAACAGGCGTCGCCCTACTCCGCTGCCCCCGAACCCCCTTCTAGAGCCATTGGGGAATAGATTTGTAACTTGATCAGAACCCTACGGGACCTAGCCCCCTCCTCCAATGATGGCAGCGCTCGTGCTAGAGAGCCGTAGATCTGGCTCTAGCGCGGCGGATCCAGTAGGGGAGCGGTGGATCCAGCTCAGGGATATCTAGATCTGGCGAGCGGAGTAGCGACACATGGATGGGCTCGGCAGGCCCATGGATGGGCTCGCTGGGCTTGTCTatggttttttgttttttatatttGATTTACCGAGGTGGGCATTTCAACTGCCTTGGTAAATCATCGATTTATCGTGACCTTTTGGCCGCAATTGATTAAGGCTTTTTACATGCCACGGTTAagatttctgtagtagtgtggtTTTGGTGGGGTTGGGGCCGAGAA
Protein-coding sequences here:
- the LOC110436090 gene encoding uncharacterized protein LOC110436090 isoform X2, whose product is MSSVGSQDSMDSLDYSYLLDGLYLSDGLVEAPTLTSKEIEDAREALKILKTSSPEEALKIFTESSEVIKADLAREKAHTPAMPPNGADAKANGTVQHPPPKN
- the LOC110436090 gene encoding uncharacterized protein LOC110436090 isoform X1, with product MSSVGSQDSMDSLDYSYLLDGLYLSDGLVEAPTLTSKEIEDARKEALKILKTSSPEEALKIFTESSEVIKADLAREKAHTPAMPPNGADAKANGTVQHPPPKN